The Hippoglossus hippoglossus isolate fHipHip1 chromosome 21, fHipHip1.pri, whole genome shotgun sequence genomic sequence AAATGGAAGAACCGGCGCAGGAGCGTCAACTCTGACATcgtgaagaagaaagaggagcgTGACCAGATCGAGCAGGTTACCATCGGCGGTAACAGGAGGTCCAAGACCTTCAAGGAGATGcaagaggagaggtgaggaggaataaGAACACCTGATTCGGTTGTTTTGATAGTGCTTGATGATAGATCCTGTTTTTTTACTTGGAAAAAACAAGGCTCACTGagtttcttcctcttttacgTCCTGTCTACCCTCGGAGGTGGATCCTTCGCTGAGGTAAACCTAAGAGAAGGTGTGAATGAGATGTTTTGCAGATTTGAACACAGAGAGTCTCTCAGTCATTgtggaaatgtaatttaatcaCGGCTCACAACCTGCCAACCTGCCCCTCTTTTACTGCCCCACCTTCCTTTGCCCGCTGCTATTCAACTGtgctcctcctcgtctctcacTGCCCTCCCCATTTCATCTCCCTGTGCCCATCTTCATCTTTAATCCTATCCAtcacttttttccccttttaatCTCATcacctttcttctcctctgtccgGTCCACAGAGAcaataaagggaaaaaaagtcttGGCAGTCGTCTCGGATCTCTGGCTTACCTGGACGACGAGGAGGACGTGTTTGAGAGACCCGTCACCTCCCCTCGTACCCGAACCCTCCCCGCCAGGAGCTTCACTATTGACACTCCTTACAATTATTTCGAGCCCTCTGAGCCTTCTCTGAAAGAGGACGACCCACCTGCTGCCTCCCCAGCCACGGGCAGGGCCGCTTCCCCTCCCACCTCGCGGCGAGTCGACGTTGTGGACCGTCCTGCAGGCAGAGACACCACGACCACCATCACTCCcaacctccctccctccagccgAGGCTCTCTCCTCAACTCTGCTGCAGGTGCACCTTTACAGAGGAGTGCCGTCTCAGAACGCAGCAGACCCAccaagacagaggagaaaaccaCGACTGTCGTCTCAGAACGCAGCAGACCCAccaagacagaggagaaaaccaCGACcgtcgtctcctcctccagcgcCCTACAAAAGGTGGCAGAGCCGAGACGCCCATTCTTGCGCGCACAAACGGAGGTGGAGGCCCCCTCCCCTGGTTTTCTGTACAAACAACAACCGCAGCCCAGCTCGATGGAACCCAAACCTCCCGGGGTGTCTCATGTTTCCGCCTCCCTCCCCAGGAGCTACCAGAAATCGGATAGCGCACGTCTAACCTCAGTTGTCACGGCAAGGCCCTTCGGGACCCAGGCCTCCCGCATCACCTCACTTCCGCGAGTCTTCGCAGTAAGTACTAGATGATTTTACAACCAAACACAACCTACCAGTGCTGCACAAACGAAGGGCATCTAGAGGATGTTAAGTGTTGGTAAGAAATGTTTGCCTCTGTGATCAGGTGccattttatttgtcttgaGTGCATCGGTGTTACCCATCAGTACGATCTGATTACTGTGTTAATAATGGATGAGGTCAGTGTTTTTATAATGCTAACTACTAGAGCAGCTATTTTCAGCCTTCTCACATTCATTACAGTTACAGCAAATGCAATAGAGTGTTTCACACACGTTTAAAGAGCTGATCCGCTAATTTCATCAATCAGCCATTTGTTGTTCAATAAAGTTTTACACTCTTACGGCCCGAACATTCTTTATAACTCTGCATTCATCCGTGACAGATGGGCGACCCTAACAAGCGCGTCAACGGCGACGCCTCTAAGAAGTCGTCGGTGCCGAGCCGCTATCACCAGTTCATGACCCCCGAGGACGAGGCTCACTCCAGCTCGGCCCACAGcagtgaagatgaggaggaagaggaggaggaggaggcagcggtgACATGGGGCAAGACCGCGCCGAAGAGTGTCACCTTGACTCAGAGCACCTCGCCCGTCCCTGCTCCTCCAGTCAGGAGAGAAGCTCCAGTCACTCCTGCTCCAGTCAGTCCTGCTCCAGTCAGTCCTGCTCCAGCCAAAGAAAGCAGCCAGGTATTTAATTACCTGCTGTTGACACAACAgatcagctgttttcttttctcctgcatTGAAGGCATTAAAAAATAATGCGGCTTTGTTAACACGAATTGTATTTAAGACTCACTCTGACGGAGAATTCACATAATTTTACGTGAAACCTAATGCatcataaacatattttttttattttctgtataagTTGCTGCGCTGTTGAAATTAAAGAATAGCAACAGGTTCATTGACAACAATACCTGacattctctcctctctcctgggTGATGGAAAGTCAGCACCAAGTTTTTATGCTTGTAAGAGCTTGTAACAGGTGAGTGTCGTTCATCTCCACTCACCTGTGCTGGTGTTTGGTTTGTAGGAGAACTACTGCGACATGCGGATCAACCTGAACCAGAAGcccaacagcagcagagactttGGCTTCCAGGCAGCCTGGGACTCAACCGGAGCTCGCGTCACGACCATCGCGCCAGGTAACAGACGACCTTCAGACAAAGGGATTTTAATAGTGTAGGAATAACTTTATTCAAAGGCAATCGGGCAACGTTAAACTTTGACATCCCCAGTGGTTAAACTACAGACTGACAACGGTTATATCTCCCTCTGGGTTCACAGATTCATGGTTCTCACATTGGGAGCTTTTGTATTTCACAGCTGGGCTCTGCTGGTTAGGCGTCAGCAGGTTTTTCAGTCCACTTCAGCGGCAGTGCCAGACTTAAGTAGGGCAACATCTATCTGGGTCAGATCTGCTGGGCCTGAGCCTCTTTCCACTGATTCTCCACCTCCACATGACTAAATGACtaaatgaatgtatttttccAACACATACGTACGTACTCTGGAACTCTGTCACACCAGCATCAGCGTTCATTGTGTTTAAGCCTGTTGTATGTTTGTTCCATCACGTCATGTCGTATGTtacctttcttttcttcttcatgtcttTAGGTATAAGAACAATAACATTTCTATAAATGTGCCCGTGTTAGCCAGCGGGCGGATCTTGATTTTCACTGCAGTTCTTTGGCAAAATGTTGTAAAACCTATGAAGGGAGAGGTTAAGAAACACGAGACGGAAAGATGCAGAATGAGACACGAGATGGCGCACTATTCAATGTCAAGGTTATTGGTTTGTCATTACATAGCCATGTAAAAATCCACATGCAGCAGAATGAGATATTGTTCCTCACAGGACCAGATAATAAGTAAAAGAATCAAGCATGCAAAGaaaaattaaaagcaacaaGAGGCAGCAAAACACTCTTGCTGTAAAATGACCAGGTTCATTGTTCAGTGCAAACAAAGTAGTTTACAGCAACAGAACATAAATGAACAATCCtattgggcggctgtggctcagaaggtAGGGCGGGTCGTCCACCAACAAGAAGGTTGGTCGttcaatccccagctcctccattTGGCATGAAGTGTCCTTGAACTGCAAATTGCCCCTGAGGGCTGTGCCGACGGTGTTTAAATGAACTGTGAATTAAACTATACTGTAAAGTGCTtggagtggtcatcaagactagaatgCACTGAACATCCAAAACATACCATTTATTGTTATCTGGCACAAATTACTGATTCAGATCAATAAGTCACAGATGAAATATGATGGtctgtaaatggtctgtatttttatatatacgcttttctagtcttgatgaccactcaaagcactttacagtcatccacatccacacatacacactcacattcatgcagtgtgtctatgggcagcactttttctatgagggctgaccaaggacactttggcaggcagatggggaagactgggatcaaaccaccgacttTCTGTGGTTCCCGACTTTTTCTCTTCAATGTTAATCAACAGTATTTATCTATTAATTAATAACTGGGACGTTAATATAGATAGTTCAAAGGTTGGTAAGAATTTTAATATCACACATTGAACATGTAAGTGGTGTAGTGCAAGAACATAATTGTcaattattattgaattatcAATACCACATTGTTAATACAATACTGGTAGATTAAGGTTTAGGTTCTTAGGTTAAAAAGAATACAGCATAGAAATAAAGATAGAAAGGCAGGTCCAAAATTCCAAGACCACTTTCCCATTCAAGCATGGAAAGTATTTTGTTACTCAGTAGATTTTGTAGAAGACCTTAAGTCTTATGTGTTCTTGCATTGAGGTTATAGCTTTACAATGTCGATCTCAGTAAATTACACTGTTACCACAATAGCCACGTTATTGTCTATGTTAGATATTCAGCATCTTATGGACCAAGGTGTGATAAAACGTATCCCTCTGTGTGGCGCAGGCAGCCCGGCTGAGATGTGCCAGCTCCAGGCCGGAGACGAGGTGCTGTCCGTGAacagccagcaggtggcagaaATGAGCTACACAGACTGGAAGTCCTGCATGGAGGAGGCGCTGCAGGATGGCAGCCTGGTCATGGATGTTCGCCGTCATGGCAAAAACAGTGAGTCATCCGACCACCGTGCGCGTGTGCGTGAGGTTGACGTGAACCACTTTGAGGGTCACATTCCTGGGCTGACAGTCCCACTTATGCATCGTGCGTTGCTAAACAGTTTTGACACTTTAAATTGGTGCGTAAACTATTGTGAAATCATCCATGAATGATTTCATGACAGTGAAACGGTGAAGGACCCGTGAGGCTTTTTCTCCTCGTCTAATGAAGAGAAACTGTTATTGTGGGGACCTCTGAGGCTTTTAGTCCTCCCTGTGCGTCTTTTTCTCACACTGTTTTTCCATAATCTTCTGGTCATTTCGTCTTTTGTGTCTCGTTCCTCTCTGTTCCCCTGTGGAGAGCTAACCCAGCTCAGGTCCATGGTTCTGTGAGTGTGCTGTTTTCACAGTGTTAGTGCCACAGGCTTCTTCTGCATCAGTGTCAACTCACAAACGTGATAAACCACCCGCAGTAGCTCACCTGCACTAACACACAGTTCTGGGTATATTAGTGTTGTTGTGTCCGGTGGTTGTGCGTCTGTTGTAAACATTGTGTGGGTTTATGGAAACTTCATTAAGCTGCATGGCTGGGGAAGGTGGGTTCTCTGTCACCCCCTGCTGCTCTCTATAACAACACCATCACAGAAACCTTGTTCCCTGCTTTTTAGTCTTCTTCATGCAAGTAGACACCTCTAAGTCAAATGCTGTAtttcacatatacacacaaacactcatgcacaaaatcatgttgtttttttttgtgcatacACACATCGTGTGTTTGTGCCATTGCATTGTCTGCGTGCAGACTGGGACAGAGACCAACCTTCCCTGCCATTTAAAAGCCATAAGACCATCAATCTGACCAGTATGGATCCGATACTTCTAGGTTCCCCTGATTCGAACACTGCAAACTCCAGCCTGGATTTCACCTCGCGCATGACCTCGGAAACCCTGTTGCCCAAAGAGCTCACCGCCAACCCAGTAGTCGTAAGTTACCCAGAATCACTCAGGTTGACTCAGGTTTGGTCAGATTTTAACCTGTCATTGTTCCCGGCCCtgtgattttcttcttttttcaaaaatatgtgGGCATTATGTCTCTCTGCAGGATTTGGCTTCAAATGGAGTTAATGGAAGTTTCTATCAGAAGTCGGTGACCATGAGGAACAAAGGTAAAGAACAGAGGGCAAAATCAGAAAAGTTATGAAATTGATCTCGATGACTGTGTCTGTACtgaacataaaaatacacaagttaGGTGCAATTTTGTTGATGTGGGAGAACATGGCACTCAGTCCAGCACATACCTCCGCAAAGGGCCGAaaatccccttaaattcaatcaagatccaccatatttcacacactcatagaaatcagttcccttaatgttcctgatttatttattcatatcaaaatccatgaattttttctctgagaaaacagtgaaaatgttgaaaaatgcattgTTAACCCACatcctgatctggatccacaccaaaattgatATAGTGCATCCttccaaacaaataaaccaacaaacagacagggctgaaaacattggcggaggtaattaCTGTGGATAATATTAATCTTTATTGTCTAATACATCTTAGGCaacatgcactgtgtgtgtaaTTCATATTAAAGCGATATCGTATTTTTCTCCTCTGGTtaaatgtgtttctctcctcacttTATCCTGTTCTCCATTTCTCATGTAGAGTCAGAACCCATATCTTTGAAAAACTTAAAACGGCGGTCAGAGTTTTTTGAacaaggtaaaaagaaaaaaaagaacaagcaCTGACCAAAGAGGGGTGGGCTTGTCTTTATATTCATATAACGTCTGTGTAATCTGTTGGCTGGGTTCTCTGTGCCTCTGTGTCATTTCTGCGTCTCTGCTGAAGTTCTCAGCTTTCCAAGGGTTTTTTGCATGTTCTTGTCCGCCTCATGTTAAATGCATAAGGAACCCGTTATGAATTGATAATCATGTCAGGACTGAAATCCTCCATGGCTCTTTCTTGggacttttccttttttgtgacAGTCTTGTCTGGTGCCAAAGCTTTAACCCTTGTGCCCCTTCCCTCCTTCAGGCGGCTCAGGGTCCAGTGTCAGTGCGCTGGTCTACCTCTGTGGTAAACTGGGTTGAATGTGCAGTGATCTCCTCACCTTCACCTGGTACAGCCTGGGACACTGACATCCTGTTTAAGAAactattttaataattcataataataaaaatagacCTAAAGAAAtactaaaaaatgaaaagagaatatTAAAAAGTCCGCGTATTTGGCTGCGGAAGAATGAACAGAATGTCAGAACCAGTGTCAGCGTACCAAccacaaatacaaatctgaaactcctgttgtttttgtggtgtTTCTGAGTGGTGTCCAGGTTTAATGCATGGTTACGCAGTTTGCTGAGCATGAACTGAAAAGCCTTCCTGTTGCTTTCTCGGCGTGCATGTGTTGAACTGTTTGTCGTTTACTGTCAGAGCGGCTACGCTGAACTTTTGCTGCCTCTTGTGCTGCTGATGCATGTGTTTCCCtttcagtttgtccagtttcACGATCCATTTATTGATTTTCATATTCAGAACTATTGGTGTGGCAATGTGAATGTCAACAAGTGGGTGATCTTTGAATTGAGCGAATCAATCAACAAGGTGAAATTTGACCTTTGCTGCTTTGAGGCCGATGAAAAACATCAATTAACTTtggtttaaaatgtcatttgCAATCATAAATTGATGCTTGACTTTAAAAAACGAAATTGAAGCTTTAATAAGCCGCTCAACTTTGTGTTGTGACGGCCTCAGGGTTAACTTGGATATTCACATCTTGTTTCATTGGTCTGTCTCTGCACGCTACAAGTACTGACTtggtgattttctttgtttttaaggaGGATCAGAGTCTGCGATGCCAGATGTGAGTAATATTACCGGTGCATCAAAGCAGTTTGACATGACAATATATTTGAAAGCAGATACCACGAAGCCTGGATCCATAATTATGCATTTGACATGCACTGCTAGTTCACTTCAGAGGCAGGTTCACTCTGCTTCACCTCGTTATTCCACTGACTGCAGGAAACCTCAATTTGATTATGAATCattgaatatataaaaagtaTATACGAAGATGTATATATGAACCGAACATACTCAGGATCGAGggttatatatattatatccaTTGTAATTTTGGGCTATAAAGATCAAATTGACTTGGCAATAACACATTATCTACTGATAACTGCAATGATGCATTTGCCttatattacaaatataataGAGTTACAGATGTGGACAGATGTTTAATTGCTGTTTCAAGCAAAACACCAGAGGCAGTCGGAGGTGTCAGGAAACAACAGGTTAAATACGCCAGGTGTTCCAGCGGACCGATGTCACAAGCCCTCTGATATGTTTGCCCTCTTTTTTCAGATGCCTGTTCCCTCAATCACTCCCTCCTCCAGCCGCTGGTCCTGGGACCCGGAGGACGAGCGCAGGAGACAAGAGAAATGGCAGAAGGAACAGGAGCGCCTCCTACAGGTACGTAAAGGCACACGCATGTAGCAGTGATGTTACGTTACACCCCCAGCCTATACTAAAGGAGTCTAGTAAAACAGTCCTGCGATAAATCCTTCCCACGTGAAGATTATTTTTAGATGGTGAATTTATTAATCCGGGCAGTAAATTCCACTGTTGCAGCTTTAAGTCATATATGTCATAAAAACAGGAATGAAGTCTCAAAACAAAGGAATAAGGACACTCAACATCTGCCCAAAACAGACTTGGATTAGTGTTGTATCAGACTGCAGTAGGTTTAGATAgctgtacctaataaactggacATGGAGTTTGTAGCCCAtttaaaataatggaaaatacCAAATGAAGCAACCTCAAAATTCATTTGATCTGATAACCAGCTGTAAATCAGTTCTGTGTCCCATGTCCCAATGAGACGAGAGCACCGCGAAGCAGTGTCTGCTCCCAATaggctgaaaacagaaaacctcaGACAGGGCTCAGGCTGCTGAAGGTAAAGCATCTGTCGAGTAGCCAATTTAAATGTAGTAGAATCCtgtcaaaacatttttctgCGGGTTTATTTCTGGATGGAGATCAAAGGTGTCCGAGCAGAGCGTTACTCCTCCAGTCTTTCTCCCTGTTGGATAAACGGCCTGATTTCATGATGTGCCCGGGAGACTTCCTGCCCAGGGCAAGCTTCTCTAGGTTCTTATCGACTCAGGATGGTTAGGTAACGTGTAGGTGAGCTTGGTAGtatatgaaaataatacaaGCGTCTTTTTATTCTCCATTTCATTACTTTGACCCCCAGTTGGTGCACAAGCCAAGGAGAGAAAAAGTTACTATGATTTTTTTAGTAGTTGTAGTATTTTTTGTATGGGAAACACTTTGGAGCCATAACCACAAGTTGGAattgtgtgtcagcagcagtttgcagATCCTAAAATGCTTTACACAGACAGAATGTGGAGACCTACAGCTTTTAGATTTGTCAAGATTGTGTGAAGATTGTGTGAAGATTGAGTCCATAACAAACCTAAAGTGGCGTGAAATGCTTTCAGCCACATTTGTAGCAGTGTAgctgtgtagtgtgtgtgcgtgtgtgtgtgtggaccttACCCCCAGCCACTttgagagtgaaagagggaCAGTCATTCTACCGTTGCCactcatcgtcatcatcatcaacatctgaCCTATGACCTCCAATCTCTCGACCTATATTTTTCATCCAGGAGAAATATAAGCGCGaccaggagaagctgcaggaggagtgGCTGAAGTCTCAGGAGGAGATCGACAACCCCGTGGACCAACCAGATTTTGCAAAGGTATTTTAAATCTGCAGGGAGGAACTTCTGTCTCCCCCTTCTGGTAATGGCAGTTAACTCCAAATATTTTGCATATGCCAACCTGTCTATGGGTAGAGAGGCACCAACCGAGGTTACCCTCAGTTCCTTCCCATCAGCTCCTAAAAGCCTCAGCAGTCGTCTTTTCTGAATGCAGggtttctttatttatctgtaGCTCAGAAACTTGTCTTGAACACTTCTCAGGTTCCCCCGTCAAACTCTTGGCTTTCAAGCCTGCTCCGTCTCCGTTGTTATGTGGTTTGTTCTGCTCTTCATCTCTTGCAAACCAATCTTTAGTGCTGGTTTTAAAACTAATTGCTACCGGTGCAATGTGCAGGATTATCTCCACAGATACCAGATTTAAAACTCATTTAGAACTAAATACTCCGTGGTGTACAGAGAGATTTACCTGCAGCGGATTGGCTTTATCGGTATTAGTAGTATCAGAATTCTTTTGGTGGGACTCGAGTGTAATTTTCATTTATATGTATTCATCCTACACAGCTTTAATGTGTCTAAATGAATACCTAAATACCTGAAACATCAATTGGTGCCATCACAAGGTGGCAATAAGCTCTGAATCATGACATTACATTGGATAAATCAATCCAAAGGGATTTGATTATGCAGCAGTTGcatgtgcagactctggctttTAAGAAGCAGAACAACGTTCAGTCATGTGGATATTCACACAGGAGACTCAGCATGTGTGGGTATATCCTCTCTGTAATGCCAGCTCATGTTTTGCAATAAGAAAAACTCAGcaatttcaaaacatttactgATTTTGGTCACCACAGGGAATTTCTCCATTATTGTTTCAGTTCCTCCTGGAGGGTTAATGAGCGTGTGATCAATTGAGGTTCTCATGTGCTCCaacactttctctttttctttcatctgtctgtgcagccCGGCAGCCTGGAGGGGAACAGCCACAGCGTCAGCCCACACTCGCCACTCTTTCCTGTCAACCAGCCCACTTCTTCTCAgcgggaagaggaagagagaaagaggaaggaggagcaggagcaggagcgccgaaggcaggaggaggagaagaggaagcgggaggaggaggagcaagagCTGCGGCGTCTgcgggaggagagggagaggaaggagaggcaggcggaggaggagaggaagaggagggaggaggagaggaagaggagggaggaagaggagaggcaggcggaggaggagaagaagaggagggatgaggaggagagggagaggaggaggagtgaggaggaggagaggaagagtagGGAGGAGGaactgaggaggagagaggagcagagggaggaggagcggAGGTGGCAGGAAGCTTCGGAGCAGCAGCGCAGAGAGCGGGAGCGAgccttccagcagcagcagctgcagcagcagcagcagcagctgcagcagcagcagcagcagtggtcaGTAGAGACGCTGCTTCCTCCTGTTCTCTGCATAACACTCACATGTCTTTTGTCCGTCATGCACATATGAACACACTCACATGTCAAACATTACGTGCTTTATCATCTGTGCATGAACATAACTGCAACTAACGTGTTTGCATGTGCTTTGTCATCAACCTCTGTGCTGTCACCCATCTCTCTGCACACCGCTCATCACCAAAGGGCTGCTGGCTCCGATGGCTTTAACATGCATCCTCCACTGTCCTTTACTGACAGGTCAGTACAGGATCTGTGGTTAATAAACTGCACCTGCAGCCTGGAGATAAGGTTTCTTTTTATATTCAGCTAATCGGCCAATGTCGCAGATAAAACCTTCTCGTACAACGCAAACCTTTTATCCCATGCATATTTACTTTATTACCTGTTTTGATCAATAGTAACAATAATGCCTGAGTGTTATCCCAATTTATtacaatatttcaatataatcGCTTTAAAAAGTTGTATTAATAAAAACTTAACGACAGATCCCAAATATATATTGCGTATCTATATGCTGTACAATGGCATATAGAATGGAAATAGAAAGACCCAACAGTCTCTCtttgaattcaatcaaaatgcgcacattaataattcatatcagttccctaaatatgcctgatatTCTTCCTGGGAAAATAGTGGATATGTCAAAAAATGTCAGtgtcaaagaataaaaaataaatccaacatTCCTTCtaccatgtttaaaaaaaatcagttcaGTCGCTTTTCttgagacacaaacagcaatgaGAACAgaaccttggcagaggtaacaatcactaaatgatttaaaattcaCTATAATGCAGTTTTGAGTGTTAATTAATGTATTTGTTAACAACTGTAGCTCCTCCTGTGGACATTCATGTGGAGGCTGCTGTATAAAGAACAACAAGATGGTATCATACAGTTGtaatgatataaaaaatgtcttcatatgTGAAGTAATAGTTTATAAATGCTAAATGGGAGGGACAGTGAAGGGAATTTTGCAACAGGACTCATCTTGGTGACACAGTTTGTCTGAATTGTACCAAAGCTGCCAAAACAGCGCATGATCCTGCCAAAACCTCTACGCCAGTTTTTAAGAAACAAGAAGAATTTCTCACTCATACGTCATTTTAAcctaaaaataacaacagaaagcagagagaaactgaaagcATTACAGTACAGACATAACTCAGCATTATATATGTCATACGAGTCATTATTTTTTCTACACTTTTCCTGCACAGAAGAAAATGGTCTTGTCTTTACTGAGTAGCTGATGTTGTCCAGTAGAGGTTTTATATATGCATTTGaacaaaataactcaaacaGAAGGTCATGAAGTTGGAAGTCCTCCAGTAAGCGGGTTAGGTCTCCAGCTGGGATTGAAATTACCTGAGATTTGTCTGTAATCAGCAGTTTCCCTTTATGGACAAATACAATCAGCAGTGTCCCTTTATggacaaatacaattttattggGTCAAATCAAGGAACACTGTTGTGTAACAAAAGTGAGATATTCTTTATTATTGAGTCGGTCGTACTCCTGGtcacaaaaaaagtcaaatgaattGGTTTGATTTCTAGATTAGTATATATAGTTTATTACTGAttactgtaattttttttaattacatgttttcttttgtctgacAGGGTAAAATCCCAATCGTCTCCTCAGCTCGACGAAGAGGAAAAACCTCAGAGGAGAGGTCAGTTTTCTATATTCATTCTGCATTAATTAAGTTTTACTATAAAAGTAC encodes the following:
- the lmo7a gene encoding LIM domain only protein 7 isoform X4 → MEWREQSSVGCDEAFSEAQRWIEAVTKKTFGSNDFRSALENGVLLCDLINKIRPGVVKRVNRLPTPIAGLDNLNVFLRACGKLGLKEAQLFHPGDLQDLSTRVTVKHQETNRRLKNVLITIFWLGRRAQCDRVYNGPHLNFKAFEGLLGTALYKALQESSSQKGSNVRDSGFGDSWYSEREELYQLREGGGGGSGGSGHRRDDSLDSLDSLGSRPHSISSDTTLKGSSEGCCSDTEADSVFRMAENKDGLSYRRSVVITPKTTTQFNQFLPSKDKTSGYVPAPLRKKRAERHEDNRRSWASPIYTEHDGTLTRELPTQESIDGSKSTSDIQVDSTVARQVRYEELQKHREQIKDTEDKWQDDLSKWKNRRRSVNSDIVKKKEERDQIEQVTIGGNRRSKTFKEMQEERDNKGKKSLGSRLGSLAYLDDEEDVFERPVTSPRTRTLPARSFTIDTPYNYFEPSEPSLKEDDPPAASPATGRAASPPTSRRVDVVDRPAGRDTTTTITPNLPPSSRGSLLNSAAGAPLQRSAVSERSRPTKTEEKTTTVVSERSRPTKTEEKTTTVVSSSSALQKVAEPRRPFLRAQTEVEAPSPGFLYKQQPQPSSMEPKPPGVSHVSASLPRSYQKSDSARLTSVVTARPFGTQASRITSLPRVFAMGDPNKRVNGDASKKSSVPSRYHQFMTPEDEAHSSSAHSSEDEEEEEEEEAAVTWGKTAPKSVTLTQSTSPVPAPPVRREAPVTPAPVSPAPVSPAPAKESSQENYCDMRINLNQKPNSSRDFGFQAAWDSTGARVTTIAPGSPAEMCQLQAGDEVLSVNSQQVAEMSYTDWKSCMEEALQDGSLVMDVRRHGKNNWDRDQPSLPFKSHKTINLTSMDPILLGSPDSNTANSSLDFTSRMTSETLLPKELTANPVVVSYPESLRLTQDLASNGVNGSFYQKSVTMRNKESEPISLKNLKRRSEFFEQGGSESAMPDMPVPSITPSSSRWSWDPEDERRRQEKWQKEQERLLQEKYKRDQEKLQEEWLKSQEEIDNPVDQPDFAKPGSLEGNSHSVSPHSPLFPVNQPTSSQREEEERKRKEEQEQERRRQEEEKRKREEEEQELRRLREERERKERQAEEERKRREEERKRREEEERQAEEEKKRRDEEERERRRSEEEERKSREEELRRREEQREEERRWQEASEQQRRERERAFQQQQLQQQQQQAAGSDGFNMHPPLSFTDRVKSQSSPQLDEEEKPQRRGVNVQPGGMAHWLLEKQLRSERDKQARSQRAASELEMERRNILNAMRYREPERVTGGSGLDERKGQQPLSHAELERQQILNEMKKKAPLLTDSSWIRQRSAAMAANKESDLPPMRRGDSLDNLDSYNSWRSSWTPRSNSYVQNYARPHSALSGSSSFYGGGQGLQRPTSSTLPSSYSMGSLRGGAGTPSSPWSRQTPSPSSLSPTTSPEPTSEAGALQQQSRSVSGKKICTFCDSPLGKGAAMIIESLGLCYHLTCFKCIDCTANLGGSEAGAEVRIRNKQLYCNSCYMRFKTGLPTAM
- the lmo7a gene encoding LIM domain only protein 7 isoform X19, encoding MEWREQSSVGCDEAFSEAQRWIEAVTKKTFGSNDFRSALENGVLLCDLINKIRPGVVKRVNRLPTPIAGLDNLNVFLRACGKLGLKEAQLFHPGDLQDLSTRVTVKHQETNRRLKNVLITIFWLGRRAQCDRVYNGPHLNFKAFEGLLGTALYKALQESSSQKGSNVRDSGFGDSWYSEREELYQLREGGGGGSGGSGHRRDDSLDSLDSLGSRPHSISSDTTLKGSSEGCCSDTEADSVFRMAENKDGLSYRRSVVITPKTTTQFNQFLPSKDKTSGYVPAPLRKKRAERHEDNRRSWASPIYTEHDGTLTRELPTQESIDGSKSTSDIQVDSTVARQVRYEELQKHREQIKDTEDKWQDDLSKWKNRRRSVNSDIVKKKEERDQIEQVTIGGNRRSKTFKEMQEERDNKGKKSLGSRLGSLAYLDDEEDVFERPVTSPRTRTLPARSFTIDTPYNYFEPSEPSLKEDDPPAASPATGRAASPPTSRRVDVVDRPAGRDTTTTITPNLPPSSRGSLLNSAAGAPLQRSAVSERSRPTKTEEKTTTVVSERSRPTKTEEKTTTVVSSSSALQKVAEPRRPFLRAQTEVEAPSPGFLYKQQPQPSSMEPKPPGVSHVSASLPRSYQKSDSARLTSVVTARPFGTQASRITSLPRVFAMGDPNKRVNGDASKKSSVPSRYHQFMTPEDEAHSSSAHSSEDEEEEEEEEAAVTWGKTAPKSVTLTQSTSPVPAPPVRREAPVTPAPVSPAPVSPAPAKESSQENYCDMRINLNQKPNSSRDFGFQAAWDSTGARVTTIAPGSPAEMCQLQAGDEVLSVNSQQVAEMSYTDWKSCMEEALQDGSLVMDVRRHGKNNWDRDQPSLPFKSHKTINLTSMDPILLGSPDSNTANSSLDFTSRMTSETLLPKELTANPVVVSYPESLRLTQDLASNGVNGSFYQKSVTMRNKESEPISLKNLKRRSEFFEQGGSESAMPDMPVPSITPSSSRWSWDPEDERRRQEKWQKEQERLLQEKYKRDQEKLQEEWLKSQEEIDNPVDQPDFAKPGSLEGNSHSVSPHSPLFPVNQPTSSQREEEERKRKEEQEQERRRQEEEKRKREEEEQELRRLREERERKERQAEEERKRREEERKRREEEERQAEEEKKRRDEEERERRRSEEEERKSREEELRRREEQREEERRWQEASEQQRRERERAFQQQQLQQQQQQVKSQSSPQLDEEEKPQRRVTGGSGLDERKGQQPLSHAELERQQILNEMKKKAPLLTDSSWIRQRSAAMAANKESDLPPMRRGDSLDNLDSYNSWRSSWTPRSNSYVQNYARPHSALSGSSSFYGGGQGLQRPTSSTLPSSYSMGSLRGGAGTPSSPWSRQTPSPSSLSPTTSPEPTSEAGALQQQSRSVSGKKICTFCDSPLGKGAAMIIESLGLCYHLTCFKCIDCTANLGGSEAGAEVRIRNKQLYCNSCYMRFKTGLPTAM